The following coding sequences are from one Scomber scombrus chromosome 20, fScoSco1.1, whole genome shotgun sequence window:
- the nck1b gene encoding cytoplasmic protein NCK1 isoform X2: MDMANLFKHFFRIGKVKSRKGGGMRDTASNADSDMYADNGERLYDLNLPALVKFSYAAEREDELSLVKGTRVVVMEKCSDGWWRGSYNGRSGWFPSNYVTEDVDGTAGGGGTGGGGGGEPPGSLTEKLAAVMNSTTNGNRVLHTVQALYPFSSGNDEELNFEKGEVMEVVEKPENDPEWWKCRKADGQLGLVPKNYVTVLDSTSHKPTAGPAGPPTPDCDYISPSGSGRFAGKEWYYGKVTRHQAEVALNQRGIEGDFLIRDSESSPNDFSISLKAQSKNKHFKVQLKESLYCIGQRKFNSMEELVEHYKKAPIFTSEQGDKLYLIKALSAS, encoded by the exons GAATTGGGAAGGTGAAGAGCAGAAAGGGGGGTGGGATGAGAGACACGGCCTCCAACGCCGACTCAGACATGTATGCAGACAATGGCGAGCGGCTGTACGACCTCAACCTGCCCGCCCTCGTCAAGTTCAGCTACGCAGCAGAGCGCGAAGATGAGCTGTCGCTGGTTAAAGGCACACGGGTGGTGGTGATGGAGAAATGCAGCGACGGATGGTGGCGCGGCAGCTACAATGGACGCTCTGGCTGGTTTCCGTCCAACTACGTGACAGAAGACGTGGATGGGACGGCAGGGGGAGGGGGAACGGgcgggggagggggaggggaacCACCTGGATCGCTAACAGAGAAGCTGGCGGCTGTGATGAACAGCACCACAAACGGGAACAGAGTGCTGCACACAGTCCAGGCGCTTTACCCCTTCAGCTCAGGCAACGACGAGGAGCTGAACTTTGAGAAAGGCGAGGTGATGGAGGTTGTAGAGAAGCCAGAGAACGACCCGGAGTGGTGGAAGTGCCGCAAAGCGGATGGACAGCTGGGCTTGGTGCCTAAGAACTACGTCACTGTGCTGGACTCCACCTCCCATAAACCCACAGCGGGGCCTGCTGGGCCGCCCACACCTGACTGTGATTACATCTCACCTTCAGGCAGCGGGCGCTTTGCGGGGAAGGAGTGGTACTATGGGAAGGTGACGCGCCACCAGGCAGAGGTAGCCCTCAACCAGAGAGGCATAGAAGGAGACTTCCTCATCAGAGACAGCGAGTCATCG ccaAACGACTTCTCCATCTCCCTGAAGGCGCAGAGCAAGAACAAGCATTTCAAAGTGCAGCTGAAGGAAAGCCTTTACTGCATTGGACAGCGCAAGTTCAACTCTATGGAAGAGCTTGTTGAACACTACAAAAAGGCCCCCATCTTCACCAGTGAGCAGGGAGACAAACTGTACCTGATCAAGGCCCTGTCCGCCTCCTGA